Part of the Scomber japonicus isolate fScoJap1 chromosome 2, fScoJap1.pri, whole genome shotgun sequence genome, GTGATAAAGaaagatataaataaagttgatttgACACTATTTTAAAAGTAAACCTTTCACTTTCTATGTGTGAGCTACAGCCCTGGCTCCTCCATTctgcatgttgaagtgtcctcaGGCAGGATACTGAACACCAAATTGTTCCCAGTGTGCTCATCAGAGCGGgggtgtgaatgagtgaatattagCATATCTTTTAAAGCACTTGAGGAGTTGATAAGACTAGTAAAGTGCTATGTAAGCGCAGTCTGTATACCATGATAATAGCTGTAAATGTCTTAGATCTATCTAGAACTTGTGTGCTGAAGATTTATGAATAtgaactctttttttgttttgttttggacatacaaCAGTCCCTATCAACAAACCTGTCTCTGCACACATTCAGACGTATTGTTAACTGTCATCAGTGCTTATTTTCACTGTTTGGTCTGTACAGGATTATCTTCCTCTTTCACAAAAACGGGCACCTGAATTACAAAGCCAAGGTGAAGCCTCCCAGACTGAACGGTCAAAGAGTTGGTGTATACTCGACTCGCAGTCCACACCGACCAAATGTCTTGGGCCTAACTTTGGCCAAGCTGGATAAAATTGTGGGTAAGTATCGTTTAGTGAAATGTGTCAGGGTGTCgacatttcagtgtgtttacattaaAAAAGGCCTGACTACAGAGTCTTTGTCTTTTCCCTCGCATGTagttaattaaattaaactgcaCCTCTAAATGTTAAGCTGTCAAATTGAACTCTAGTCACATCACAGAAATAATTTACATTCTCGTCTTTTATTTCCAGGTGATACAGTATATCTCTCAGACATTGATATGATTGCTGGCACCCCTGTCCTGGATATCAAACCCTACATCCCAGAGTACGACTCCCCCCACACCAGGGTGGGCATGGACTCTGAGCCTTATGAATCTAACACAGACCAGTCGAAAGCATCTGCCGTGTCACTGAATGAAACAACAGATATGTTGAACCTTGATTACGACTCTGAAACAGATGCTCAGTCAAACCCAAAAGCTGGAAAAACTGAAGACAACTCTGGGAGTCAACTCTCAAAAGACTCATCCAGAGTCCGTACTCAGTTACTTCTGCCTGAAGACCTTCGCAGTGTGCTGGATGAGGTTAGGGGCTATGTGAGCCAAAGAGACCAGATAGATTGTGAGGGAAAGCCAGTTTTAGATTCACTGAAAACCAAGCCAACAGAATCGACAGCAGACGGACCTTTCTATGGGGAGGAAACGTACAGCACCATTGCTGGCTGGATTAGAGAGCCTCCCGTTGCCAGTCTGGAGGTCCGCTTCACTCCTCATGCTGAGAGGGAGTTGGCAGAATTCCTTCCCACACACCTGTCAGGTAAGTCATTTTGAATCATGTACTTAACTTCAGAACATTATTTTCCGACATGAGGAAACTCCTTTTGCAGTATAGGACACATTCAGGATAAAATAACCtattaaagttaaaatgaatgaaaacaaagacaagCAGGAGAATaaagatgagagaaataaaGTTCTTAGCAAGAGGCAGTTTATAATGTGTTAGATATAAGAGCACTTACTGCATATATTGGATAAATGAAACCTTGAACCTGTTACTTTTTGGAAAGCTGCATGTCTAACCAGAAGGGTGGGTGTCAGATACCTTAAAGAGATTGTTGTCTGGATTTGAAATGATAAATGTAGCTTTATGTGTGATTTGTCTTCTGtaaatgtgtgaaagagaagGCTCCTGCTCACCTGTGATATTACTGATAATTTGGTGTTTCCAGGAgctttttatcattttgagaaaaaagtGATGTGGTGTTTTTCTCCACAAGAGGGTGCTATTGTGAGAGATTAATATGAAAGCAGCCATTCATAGCAGGACAGTGTGCCACCACTTAATAAAACAAACCTGCATACCTCACAGGAAACTCTGAAAGTGACAGACCCAGGTTCAAGTTTCTCAGCAGTTCAGACGAGGCTGCTGCCGCCATCAGAGGGGTGCTTTCAGCAGACCCACGGTCAATATACAGGAGGACTCGCTGCAAAGACCGGCTTTTCTTCTTCACTCTGGACACAGCTGACATCACCTGCTGGTTTGGACAAGGCTTTGCTGAGGTGCTGCGGGTCCGACCTGTTGAGCACCGCATT contains:
- the trmo gene encoding tRNA (adenine(37)-N6)-methyltransferase, which produces MSPRCECCDEHINNLNQQVSVMRKEIQNLRKMLDSAVRANRKHMISIQSAVSKIELSEPDKLQPPSTVSPASPVSPQAALEQGNIQTVPIGYISSCFSVKNGTPRQPTVCGPSRAELRIQQSVFNNPEHALVGLEQYSHVWIIFLFHKNGHLNYKAKVKPPRLNGQRVGVYSTRSPHRPNVLGLTLAKLDKIVGDTVYLSDIDMIAGTPVLDIKPYIPEYDSPHTRVGMDSEPYESNTDQSKASAVSLNETTDMLNLDYDSETDAQSNPKAGKTEDNSGSQLSKDSSRVRTQLLLPEDLRSVLDEVRGYVSQRDQIDCEGKPVLDSLKTKPTESTADGPFYGEETYSTIAGWIREPPVASLEVRFTPHAERELAEFLPTHLSGNSESDRPRFKFLSSSDEAAAAIRGVLSADPRSIYRRTRCKDRLFFFTLDTADITCWFGQGFAEVLRVRPVEHRIASIKAL